The Bradysia coprophila strain Holo2 unplaced genomic scaffold, BU_Bcop_v1 contig_70, whole genome shotgun sequence genome contains a region encoding:
- the LOC119083731 gene encoding lipopolysaccharide-induced tumor necrosis factor-alpha factor homolog: MAHSYEQKHQPSIPQYSDTPALYPTQYIASAPTEFQAPPPQYSVVDPSLQQQQPHIQQLQRQPQSVPIQQQVQHVVVLQIPLARHPVNTTCPSCHSNIVTKVKSEPNVATHIIAGVLCFLCWLPCVCLPYCMESCQSSVHYCPNCAAYLGAYRAGVRY, encoded by the exons ATGGCTCATAGCTACGAACAAAAGCATCAACCATCAATACCCCAATATTCCGATACACCAGCACTATATCCAACGCAATATATAGCCAGTGCACCCACCGAATTTCAAGCTCCACCACCTCAGTATTCGGTTGTAGATCCGtcattacaacaacaacaaccacacATACAACAACTACAACGACAACCACAATCGGTTCCAATTCAACAGCAAGTACAGCATGTCGTTGTGCTTCAAATTCCAC TTGCTAGACATCCAGTCAATACAACATGCCCTTCATGTCATTCCAACATTGTAACAAAAGTGAAATCGGAACCAAATGTTGCAACGCATATAATCGCAGGAGTATTGTGTTTTCT GTGCTGGCTACCATGCGTTTGTCTGCCATATTGTATGGAATCATGCCAGAGTTCAGTTCATTATTGTCCTAATTGCGCTGCATATCTGGGTGCTTACCGAGCTGGAGTTAGATATTAA
- the LOC119083668 gene encoding tryptophan 5-hydroxylase 1 — protein MSGSGKSILGLWLYRSGEQEWAVKQGSPLHKRRNHLANEKAQREIKGTETTTSSDKTSIIFTLKNQVGGLARALQVFQELGINVLHLELQNADPSVAQADVLVDIECDAKHLDKVIHMLQREVQSVSYASAQITGDYPPPTPLSACSSFDFGEMHWFPRKISDLDNAQNVLMYGSALDADHPGFKDPVYRKRREQFTAIANSYKYGNPIPRMQYTPEEIKTWGIVFRKLHELYVKYAVPEYMENWPQLVKYCGYREDNLPQLQDVSSFLKRKTGFQLRPVAGYLSPRDFLSGLAFRVFHCTQYIRHSSDPFYTPEPDCCHELLGHMPLLANPSFAQFSQEIGLASLGASDEDIDKIATLYFFTVEFGLCRQTDGSFRVYGAGLLSSVAELQHAITATEKIKRFDPDTTCREECIITAYQNAYYYTDSFEEAKDQMRRFAESIHRPFGVRYNPYTQSVEVLSTAQRITAVVSELRGDLSIVSSALKKVSALDHNLDVEKLSQMLNAGLLGDKSPMISPMISPEHTDKSLENGVAK, from the exons ATGAGTGGTTCAGGTAAAAGTATCTTGGGACTTTGGCTCTACCGCAGTGGCGAACAAGAGTGGGCAGTGAAACAAGGGAGTCCATTGCATAAACGAAGAAATCATTTG GCCAACGAAAAAGCTCAAAGGGAAATCAAGGGCACTGAAACCACAACGTCCAGTGACAAAACATCCATCATTTTCACGTTAAAAAATCAGGTTGGTGGCCTAGCGCGTGCTTTGCAAGTATTTCAGGAACTTGGCATTAACGTTTTACATTTGGAACTGCAAAATGCTGACCCGTCTGTGGCGCAG GCCGATGTACTGGTCGATATTGAATGCGATGCAAAGCATCTGGATAAAGTCATTCACATGCTGCAACGTGAAGTTCAATCTGTGAGTTATGCATCGGCACAGATTACTGGCGATTATCCGCCGCCGACACCACTTTCGGCTTGTTCCAGTTTtg ATTTCGGTGAGATGCATTGGTTCCCGCGGAAGATATCGGATCTAGACAATGCCCAAAATGTTCTGATGTATGGATCGGCACTGGACGCAGATCATCCGGGCTTCAAAGATCCTGTTTATCGCAAAAGACGAGAGCAATTTACCGCAATCGCCAATTCGTACAAATA TGGCAATCCAATACCGAGAATGCAGTACACTCCCGAGGAAATAAAAACGTG GGGCATCGTGTTTCGCAAGCTTCATGAACTTTATGTGAAATATGCCGTTCCTGAGTACATGGAAAATTGGCCCCAATTGGTCAAATATTGTGGCTATCGGGAGGACAATTTGCCGCAGTTACAGGACGTCAGCAGCTTCTTGAAACGGAAAACTGGTTTCCAGTTACGACCCGTAGCTGGTTACTTGTCACCGAGAGATTTCCTATCTGGTCTGGCTTTTCGTGTGTTCCACTGCACTCAGTACATTCGACATTCTTCCGATCCGTTTTACACCCCGGAACCGGATTGTTGCCACGAATTACTAGGACATATGCCGCTGTTGGCCAACCCGAGTTTTGCCCAATTCTCACAAGAAATCGGTCTAGCTTCGTTAGGAGCATCAGATGAAGATATCGATAAAATTGCAACG CTGTACTTCTTTACCGTCGAGTTCGGATTGTGTCGCCAAACGGACGGTTCTTTCCGAGTGTACGGAGCTGGTCTGCTCTCGTCAGTTGCTGAACTTCAACACGCCATAACTGCAACCGAAAAGATAAAACGCTTCGATCCAGACACCACATGTCGTGAGGAATGCATTATTACGGCATACCAGAATGCGTACTACTACACCGACTCATTCGAAGAAGCCAAAGATCAAATgag GCGATTCGCTGAGAGTATCCATCGACCGTTTGGCGTACGCTACAATCCATACACACAAAGCGTTGAGGTACTGTCGACGGCACAACGAATCACCGCAGTGGTATCCGAGCTACGCGGTGATTTAAGCATCGTGTCATCAGCTTTAAAGAAAGTTTCGGCTCTCGATCACAATTTGGACGTGGAGAAATTGTCACAGATGTTAAATGCGGGACTGCTGGGAGATAAGAGCCCGATGATAAGTCCAATGATCAGTCCGGAACATACGGACAAGTCTCTGGAAAATGGCGTTGCTAAGTGA